CCGGATGGCGAGACCTAATGGCGCGTCCGCCCCCGCCTCCCGAGAGGAGGGTGCCGTGAAAAAACAATCGCAGTTCTCCCAAGCAACATCTAGCTTAATGCATGACCTGGCCGCCGCAGATGTTGATGGACTGGCCGGTGAGGTTTCGGGCGGCGGCGGAGGCCAGGTAGGCCACCAGCTCCGCCACTTCATCGGGAACGATCATCTCGCCCAGCGGCACCTGGTCGAGCGCCATCTTGCGGAAGGACTCGTAATCGGTCTTGTTGGCCCTGGCCCCGATCTCCATGCCCTCGCGGGCCATGTCGGTTTCGACCCAGCCGGGACAGAGGGCGTTGACGGTGATCTTGCGCGGGGCCAGCTCCAAAGAAACGGCGCGGGTAAATCCCACCACGGCGTGCTTGGACGTGCAATAGGCCGTATAGCCCGGCACCCCGAACTTGCCCAGGATGGAAGAAAGGCTGATCACGCGTCCTCCGTCGGGCATGCTCTTGAGAGCGTGCGAAGTGGCGTAGTAGAGGCTGTCGATGTTGGACCGGATGATGGTGTCCCAACGATCGAAGTCGGGGGCCGAGACCTTGGTGACGCCTGAAGAGCCGGCGTTGTTGACCAGGCACCAAACCGGCCCCAACTCGTTCTCCACCTGGCTGAAAAAACGCTCCACGTCCTGCAGCT
The Acidobacteriota bacterium genome window above contains:
- a CDS encoding SDR family NAD(P)-dependent oxidoreductase yields the protein MSHQGKVAVVTGGGTGIGKAIAVKLGSQGASVAICGRRQEPLELAVQEMQEQGIKAWQSTCDVSKLQDVERFFSQVENELGPVWCLVNNAGSSGVTKVSAPDFDRWDTIIRSNIDSLYYATSHALKSMPDGGRVISLSSILGKFGVPGYTAYCTSKHAVVGFTRAVSLELAPRKITVNALCPGWVETDMAREGMEIGARANKTDYESFRKMALDQVPLGEMIVPDEVAELVAYLASAAARNLTGQSINICGGQVMH